Proteins from a single region of Megalopta genalis isolate 19385.01 chromosome 3, iyMegGena1_principal, whole genome shotgun sequence:
- the LOC117229579 gene encoding histone lysine acetyltransferase CREBBP isoform X1 has translation MADHLVDGPPPSKRPKLADPFQGTSDSAVGMAPVMMNHAYTNYGGGGSGNMQQMQGPPQQLHLQQHQLQPHWNNHTVQKRNYITNTDMFDLENDLPDDLLSSGSWGSATESAKPPATGPGPGQQNGALDSELRQHVQQQQLSHHLIQQQGNKMVANSLVMAAGTLGNKSPNMQSPPNVSVSKVVDPQMVVSLGNLPSSIASSLANNQMSIANSMGGLQSSMSMAASSNPAMSMPGMNSGLVMTSSASGNNNMGGMAGGSLIVTNSLNKQPLNAGTMMGPNTQGIHHPSGPHGVGQMQNGPGIMNTRAVAMQQQQQAHMVSATRGQSPHQQVHQVGIVGTGQGGPRMQAPPNMANMPNMGQISGSSPYGYAPPSSGPGPVTVCTNSPVGVVTPLQKGVGTNMTAMQAANRFGGTTGPIGSATVVGGQEGTMAQQTQPPAPSPAQTQAGAPTGIQLGSQQPSQGQISGIGAPTGATKSTADPEKRKLIQQQLVLLLHAHKCQRRENQANNGDVRHCTLPDCKTMKNVLNHMTACQAGKTCTVPHCSSSRQIISHWKHCNRNDCPVCLPLKQANKNKTTNAAAASTSQPNSQPNPSPTEVKRAYDALGIQCPTTTPALVPGQCVTRRIPAQGMQGATGTMGNVRLVQPPSQTAPGQSVVGAGQQVVAPNVSLPLNSDPNTVGVAGNQATSTSGATPIAAAAPANIPQSVNVHQLFGLNDSGQLSVAAENRLASPQLPVGAQQSQVTATPMQETKDWHLTVTPDLRNHLVHKLVQAIFPTPDPNAMLDKRMHNLVSYARKVEGDMYEMANSRSEYYHLLAEKIYKIQKELEEKRQKRKEQQQQQQLQAQQQQQQQQQPQPGSAGAAGPGLRPSCAPPVVGTVPQSRPVGTVTPNLRSQSPSMAQLGTLPAINIPHTRMPFPQQQQVQQQQAQQQQQQQVQVQAQTNVQAQAQAQAQAQAQAQVQAQVQQQMQQQQQQQQQQQQQQQQQQQQQQQQQQQQQGILVGPPGPSPNGQSTSNPNVVPNPGLSPFGQPQLSQANLTTTTTSATTSQFPTSNGTSGLPNSSPVQNQHQFPDIMKVRLTQAQVIAHQHQQQQQQQQLQQSQQPAQPQPQQQQSQSQPQQPTSTSNQSGASTLMPQAPSPFSVTMQPQSNQQQTQQQFSNSRPLSVSTPSDSGISTSTPQTIPPPVSSGPSPGPATTSNGPQSTTSTPNTPLVPSLMTPNQTVSSANQTPPHPGTTPSPAGLASLGKGMTSQERAALNAPRASSRSSQMAAIASALDRDNSPSPPMNNNKGKLDSIKEENMKMEIEQDDGSDGHRMDGGKSVNNEVPIKSEIKTEPMEEGPGEGIVKEEASGIKEEPMTPMSGQDATAPDIKPMVPEPIQPSGTSADKKRLCLFKPDELRQALMPTLEKLYRQDPESIPFRQPVDPQALGIPDYFDIVKKPMDLSTIKRKLDTGQYSDPWEYVDDVWMMFDNAWLYNRKTSRVYRYCTKLSEVFEQEIDPVMQALGYCCGRKYTFNPQVLCCYGKQLCTIPRDAKYYSYQNSLKAYGLVSDRYTFCQKCFNDIPGDTVTLGDDPTQPQTAIKKEQFQEMKNDHLELEPFVVCTDCGRKVHQICVLHMESIWPLGFTCDNCLKKKGQKRKENKFNAKRLPVTKLGTYIETRVNNFLKKKEAGAGEVAIRVVASSDKVVEVKPGMRSRFVENGDMPGEFPYRAKALFAFEEVDGTDVCFFGMHVQEYGSECTPPNTRRVYIAYLDSVHFFRPRQFRTAVYHEILLGYLDYAKQLGYTMAHIWACPPSEGDDYIFHCHPQEQKIPKPKRLQEWYKKMLDKGMVERIVLDYKDILKQAMEDKLSSAADLPYFEGDFWPNVLEESIKELDQEEEEKRKQAEAAEAAAANAIFSMSEDSETGPDGKKKGQKKAKKSNKSKANQRKNSKKSNTPQTGNDLSAKIFATMEKHKEVFFVIRLHSAQSAASLAPIQDPDPVINCDLMDGRDAFLTMARERHYEFSSLRRAKFSSMSMLYELHNQGQDKFVYTCNNCKSHVETRYHCTVCDDFDLCISCKEKDGHPHHMEKLGLDLDDGSSPADAKQANPQEARKLSIQRCIQSLVHACQCRDANCRLPSCQKMKRVVTHTKICKRKTNGGCPICKQLIALCCYHAKHCQETKCLVPFCSNIKHKLKQQQLQQRLQQAQLLRRRMAVMNTRPTGPVGAMQSGQQTSNVTMPTGVAMKPGVSPTNLPSPHQAGIGLKPGTQTPPAHVLQVVKQVQEEAARQQAPHVNYGKVTPGGGVGVGVGVGGQTGGVMPPPQMQRPMPVQMPNPGGTHLIPMDQWTPSRYQPNAVMQQSPGLRQQTPQQLMQQQQQHQGQPVLGMGGQMPRQPGIIGAPVSQVGSQAQNTAMHKQVLQQLMQTLKNPHTPEQQNQILQILKSNPPIMAAFIKQRALALQQQSGGQYGGGVAGPLGPNQPQQQPSLQHMMSQQQHQQQQQQQQQHQQQQQQQQGRMQIQAMLNQQQQQQQQQQQQPVQQQPQWYKQQMLVMQRQQQAQQQQQQQQQQQQQQQQQQQPFTQPPAPPYGQQRPIRPSLLGKSHYLIADKTRFVEPVGSWSNVCHDSAYSSSGYGGFSEQGYGQPGLKPTPPPIPSPQGVMGPPGISVQQQLMQSVRSPPPIRSPQPNPSPRAVPSPRNQPVPSPRSGPVPSPHHHPPHGTPTHSPAHELGGPSEMMLSQLNGGTGAPTGHPGAMPHHPSPAPPPTSGADSSEVTPMTPQDQLSKFVEGL, from the exons ATGGCCGACCACCTGGTGGACGGCCCACCGCCGAGCAAGCGGCCGAAGCTTGCAGATCCTTTTCAAGGAACCTCCGACTCCGCGG TGGGTATGGCGCCTGTAATGATGAACCATGCTTATACAAACTACGGGGGAGGTGGCAGTGGTAACATGCAACAAATGCAGGGCCCGCCACAACAGCTACATCTGCAACAGCATCAGCTGCAGCCACATTGGAACAACCATACCGTCCAGAAAagaa ATTACATAACAAACACAGATATGTTTGATCTTGAAAATGATCTACCTGACGATCTGTTGTCATCTGGTTCCTGGGGGTCTGCGACTGAGAGTGCTAAACCACCAGCTACAGGACCAGGACCAGGGCAGCAAAATGGTGCCCTTGATTCAGAGCTTCGACAGcatgtacaacaacaacaactttcGCATCATTTAATACAACAACAA GGCAACAAGATGGTTGCTAATTCTTTAGTAATGGCTGCTGGAACTTTGGGTAACAAAAGTCCAAACATGCAATCTCCACCAAATGTTTCTGTCTCTAAAGTAGTTGATCCACAAATGGTTGTGAGTCTGGGAAATTTACCAAGTAGCATAGCCAGTTCTTTGGCAAACAATCAAATGTCTATTGCAAATTCTATGGGAGGTCTTCAATCATCAATGAGCATGGCTGCAAGTAGCAATCCAGCCATGTCAATGCCTGGAATGAATTCTGGCCTAGTTATGACCAGCAGTGCTAGTGGGAATAACAATATGGGTGGAATGGCAGGTGGAAGTTTAATTGTAACCAACAGTTTGAACAAACAACCTTTGAATGCT GGTACTATGATGGGCCCAAATACTCAAGGAATTCATCATCCTAGTGGACCACATGGTGTTGGTCAAATGCAAAATGGTCCTGGAATAATGAACACCAGAGCTGTTGCaatgcaacaacaacagcaagctCATATGGTTTCCGCGACTAGAGGACAGAGTCCGCATCAACAAGTGCATCAAGTCGGTATTGTTGGTACTGGTCAAGGTGGACCTCGAATGCAAGCTCCACCGAATATGGCAAATATGCCAAACATGGGACAAATTAGTGGATCAAGTCCTTACGGTTACG CACCTCCGAGCAGTGGGCCAGGACCTGTTACAGTATGTACGAATAGTCCTGTTGGAGTTGTTACGCCTCTACAGAAAGGGGTAGGAACGAATATGACTGCCATGCAAGCTGCAAACAGATTTGGAGGAACTACAGGTCCTATTGGTTCTGCTACCGTTGTGGGCGGCCAAGAAGGTACTATGGCACAACAGACTCAACCACCTGCTCCAAGCCCAGCTCAAACACAAGCGGGTGCGCCAACCGGGATACAACTTGGTTCGCAACAACCGTCTCAGGGCCAAATATCTGGTATCGGTGCTCCAACTG GTGCTACGAAGTCGACCGCCGATCCAGAAAAGCGAAAACTTATACAGCAGCAACTGGTTCTTCTGCTTCACGCGCATAAATGTCAACgacgcgagaatcaagcgaacAATGGCGATGTTCGTCACTGTACATTACCAGATTGCAAAACAATGAAAAATGTTCTGAACCACATGACTGCCTGTCAAGCAGGGAAGACTTGTACAGTGCCGCACTGTAGCTCCTCTAGGCAGATCATTAGTCATTGGAAACATTGTAATCGCAACGACTGTCCTGTGTGCTTACCGTTGAAGCAGgcgaacaagaacaaaacaacaaacgcCGCTGCCGCGTCCACATCACAACCAAATAGCCAACCAAATCCGAGTCCGACCGAGGTGAAAAGAGCATACGATGCTTTGGGTATACAGTGTCCGACCACGACACCCGCTTTGGTGCCTGGTCAGTGCGTCACAAGGAGAATACCGGCGCAAGGAATGCAAGGAGCGACCGGTACGATGGGAAATGTTAGACTTGTACAACCTCCATCTCAAACTGCTCCGGGTCAATCTGTGGTCGGCGCTGGACAGCAAGTGGTTGCACCAAATGTGTCCCTTCCTTTGAACTCCGACCCTAATACAGTGGGAGTCGCCGGTAATCAGGCTACGTCGACCAGCGGAGCTACACCTATTGCTGCAGCGGCTCCCGCAAATATACCGCAATCCGTGAATGTGCATCAGCTCTTCGGTTTGAACGATTCAGGACAGCTGAGCGTCGCAGCTGAAAATAGACTAGCTAGTCCCCAGCTTCCGGTTGGAGCCCAGCAGAGTCAAGTGACAGCGACACCGATGCAGGAGACGAAGGATTGGCATTTAACCGTGACTCCGGACCTTCGAAATCATCTTGTTCATAAATTGGTACAAGCCATATTTCCAACCCCGGATCCGAACGCCATGCTCGACAAGAGAATGCACAATCTGGTATCGTACGCGAGAAAAGTAGAAGGCGATATGTATGAAATGGCCAATTCCCGGTCAGAGTATTACCATTTGCTTGCCGAGAAGATCTATAAGATACAAAAAGAATTGGAAGAGAAACGACAGAAGCGGAAagagcaacagcagcaacaacagttGCAGGcccaacagcaacaacagcagcagcaacagcctCAACCGGGATCCGCCGGAGCGGCTGGCCCAGGTTTGAGGCCGTCGTGTGCTCCGCCTGTTGTCGGGACTGTTCCGCAGTCGCGACCGGTAGGAACTGTCACACCTAACTTACGTAGTCAATCACCTAGCATGGCTCAACTCGGAACTTTACCTGCGATAAATATTCCGCATACCAGAATGCCGTTTCCACAACAGCAACAGGTACAACAACAGCAAgcacaacagcagcagcaacaacaggtACAAGTTCAAGCCCAAACCAATGTCCAGGCTCAGGCTCAAGCACAAGCTCAGGCACAAGCTCAGGCTCAGGTTCAAGCTCAGGTGCAACAGCAAatgcaacaacagcaacagcagcaacaacaacaacaacaacagcagcagcagcagcaacaacaacagcagcaacagcagcagcaacagcagggAATTTTGGTTGGTCCGCCAGGCCCTAGTCCAAACGGACAATCAACCTCGAATCCCAACGTCGTTCCAAATCCTGGTCTGAGTCCTTTCGGGCAACCGCAATTGTCACAAGCGAATCTGACAACAACTACCACATCCGCAACAACTAGTCAATTTCCAACCTCGAACGGTACTTCCGGTTTACCTAACAGTTCTCCTGTACAGAATCAACACCAGTTCCCTGACATTATGAAGGTTCGGCTGACCCAAGCTCAGGTGATCGCTCACCagcaccaacaacaacaacagcagcaacagttGCAGCAATCTCAGCAGCCGGCTCAACCGCAACCGCAGCAACAGCAGAGTCAATCACAACCACAGCAACCGACTAGCACTTCGAATCAGAGCGGTGCGTCGACGCTGATGCCGCAAGCACCGTCGCCGTTCAGCGTGACTATGCAGCCGCAAAGTAATCAACAGCAAACACAGCAACAGTTCAGCAATAGTCGACCTTTATCGGTGTCGACGCCCAGCGACAGCGGTATCAGCACATCAACACCTCAAACAATACCACCTCCCGTGTCCAGCGGGCCTAGTCCCGGTCCGGCGACGACATCGAACGGACCTCAGTCTACAACTTCCACACCCAACACACCGTTAGTTCCTTCGTTGATGACTCCGAACCAGACAGTCTCTTCCGCCAACCAAACACCACCACATCCAGGTACCACGCCGTCACCGGCTGGTCTCGCTAGCCTCGGAAAAGGCATGACATCACAGGAACGTGCTGCTTTGAACGCGCCGAGGGCTTCGTCCCGATCCTCTCAGATGGCCGCCATCGCGTCTGCCTTAGACCGTGATAATTCTCCTAGTCCACCGATGAATAACAATAAGGGTAAACTAGACTCCATCAAGGAGGAGAACATGAAGATGGAGATCGAACAAGATGACGGTTCCGATGGCCATCGAATGGACGGCGGAAAAAGCGTGAATAACGAAGTGCCGATCAAGTCCGAAATCAAAACAGAACCGATGGAGGAAGGACCTGGTGAAGGTATTGTTAAAGAGGAGGCTTCCGGAATCAAGGAAGAACCAATGACGCCAATGTCTGGTCAGGATGCAACCGCACCTGATATCAAACCAATGGTTCCCGAACCGATACAACCGAGCGGTACCTCCGCGGATAAGAAACGGTTGTGCTTGTTCAAGCCAGACGAGCTGCGTCAAGCACTGATGCCTACCTTGGAAAAGCTCTACCGTCAAGATCCAGAATCTATACCATTCAGGCAACCGGTGGATCCACAAGCACTAGGAATCCCGGATTATTTCGACATCGTTAAGAAACCGATGGATCTGTCCACGATCAAGAGGAAACTCGACACGGGTCAGTATAGCGACCCGTGGGAGTACGTTGACGACGTGTGGATGATGTTCGACAACGCGTGGCTATATAATCGTAAGACGTCGCGAGTGTACAGATATTGTACTAAG TTATCAGAAGTTTTCGAGCAGGAGATAGATCCTGTGATGCAGGCCCTGGGCTATTGTTGCGGAAGGAAGTACACGTTCAATCCGCAGGTTTTATGTTGTTACGGGAAACAACTTTGTACGATACCCAGGGACGCGAAGTACTACTCCTATCAGAATAG TCTAAAGGCATATGGTCTTGTTTCCGACAGATACACCTTCTGTCAGAAATGTTTCAACGACATTCCTGGTGACACTGTGACATTGGGAGATGATCCAACGCAACCTCAGAC TGCTATTAAAAAGGAACAGTTCCAGGAAATGAAGAACGATCACTTGGAATTGGAACCTTTCGTCGTGTGTACAGACTGCGGTAGAAAAGTGCATCAGATCTGCGTGCTTCATATGGAGTCCATTTGGCCTCTAGg GTTCACTTGTGATAATTGTTTGAAGAAGAAAGGACAAAAGCGTAAAGAGAATAAGTTCAACGCGAAACGCTTGCCAGTGACGAAGTTAGGAACTTACATAGAAACGCGAGTGAATAACTTTTTGAAGAAAAAGGAAGCCGGCGCTGGTGAGGTCGCGATTAGGGTTGTGGCGTCCAGCGACAAGGTGGTGGAGGTCAAACCTGGCATGAGGAGCAGATTCGTGGAGAACGGTGACATGCCCGGCGAATTTCCGTACAGGGCAAAAGCCTTGTTTGCATTTGAGGAGGTCGACGGCACGGACGTTTGCTTTTTCGGCATGCATGTGCAGGAATATGGCAGCGAGTGCACGCCACCTAATACCAGAAGAGTCTATATCGCTTACTTGGATTCTGTACACTTTTTCCGGCCTAGACAGTTTCGCACAGCGGTCTACCACGAGATACTTCTTGGGTATTTGGACTACGCAAAACAGCTTGG ATATACCATGGCTCACATTTGGGCTTGTCCGCCTTCCGAAGGAGATGATTACATCTTTCACTGCCATCCGCAAGAGCAAAAGATTCCAAAGCCTAAAAGATTGCAGGAATGGTACAAGAAAATGTTGGACAAAGGCATGGTCGAGAGGATTGTACTGGATTACAAA GACATTTTAAAACAAGCGATGGAAGACAAACTTTCATCCGCCGCCGATTTACCGTATTTCGAGGGTGATTTCTGGCCAAATGTCTTGGAAGAAAGTATCAAGGAGTTGGATCAAGAGGAAGAAGAGAAACGCAAACAGGCAGAAGCTGCGGAAGCTGCTGCTGCTAATGCG ATTTTCTCAATGTCGGAAGATTCTGAGACAGGTCCCGATGGCAAGAAAAAGGGACAAAAGAAAGCCAAAAAGTCGAATAAATCCAAAGCGAATCAaagaaaaaatagtaaaaagtcTAATACTCCGCAAACAGGGAATGATCTCTCGGCAAAAATATTTGCGACCATGGAGAAGCATAAAGAAGTATTCTTTGTTATCAGGTTGCATAGCGCTCAAAGTGCAGCCAGTTTAGCA CCGATTCAAGATCCTGACCCCGTTATCAACTGTGACCTTATGGATGGTCGCGACGCTTTCCTCACGATGGCTAGAGAAAGACATTACGAGTTCTCTTCTTTGAGGCGTGCGAAGTTTAGTTCTATGTCCATGTTGTACGAACTGCACAACCAGGGCCAAGataaatttgtttatacttGTAATAATTGTAAGAGTCATGTAGAAACAAGGTACCACTGTACGGTTTGTGAT GATTTTGACCTATGTATAAGTTGTAAAGAAAAGGATGGTCATCCTCATCATATGGAGAAACTTGGTTTAGATTTGGATGATGGTTCATCGCCGGCCGATGCCAAGCAAGCAAATCCTCAG GAGGCGCGCAAACTGTCGATACAAAGATGTATTCAATCACTGGTGCATGCGTGTCAGTGCAGAGACGCCAACTGTCGACTACCCAGTTGTCAGAAGATGAAGAGAGTAGTGACGCATACGAAGATTTGCAAGCGAAAGACGAACGGTGGTTGTCCAATATGTAAACAATTGATCGCGTTATGCTGCTACCACGCTAAACACTGCCAGGAGACTAAATGTCTCGTCCCATTCTGTTCGAATATCAAACACAAGCTGAAGCAACAACAGCTTCAGCAAAGGTTACAGCAAGCGCAATTGTTAAG AAGGAGAATGGCTGTGATGAATACAAGACCGACAGGTCCAGTCGGTGCAATGCAAAGTGGTCAACAGACATCCAATGTTACTATGCCAACTGGCGTTGCTATGAAACCAGGAGTCAGTCCTACGAATTTACCCTCGCCGCATCAAGCCGGAATAGGATTGAAGCCTGGAACACAAACTCCACCCGCACACGTCCTCCAGGTTGTTAAACAGGTGCAAGAAGAAGCTGCTAGGCAACAGGCACCGCATGTTAATTATGGAAAGGTGACACCTGGTGGTGGAGTTGGCGTCGGAGTCGGCGTAGGAGGACAAACGGGCGGGGTGATGCCTCCACCACAAATGCAACGACCAATGCCCGTCCAAATGCCAAATCCCGGCGGTACTCATCTTATTCCAATGGATCAGTGGACACCAAG TAGGTATCAGCCGAATGCAGTAATGCAACAAAGTCCAGGTTTGAGGCAGCAAACACCGCAGCAGTTGatgcagcagcaacagcaacaccaAGGACAACCGGTGTTAGGAATGGGAGGACAGATGCCTAGACAGCCTGGCATAATCGGTGCTCCCGTCAGTCAAGTGGGCTCGCAGGCCCAGAACACCGCGATGCACAAGCAAGTGTTGCAACAGTTGATGCAAACGCTGAAGAATCCCCACACGCCCGAGCAACAAAACCAAATACTACAAATACTCAAAAGCAATCCACCGATAATGGCTGCGTTCATCAAGCAACGG gcGCTTGCCCTTCAGCAACAAAGTGGTGGTCAATACGGTGGAGGAGTCGCCGGACCTCTGGGTCCTAATCAGCCGCAACAGCAACCAAGTTTGCAGCATATGATGTCCCAGCAGCAGcaccagcaacagcaacaacagcagcagcagcatcaacagcagcagcaacagcagcaaggTAGAATGCAGATACAAGCAATGTTGaaccagcagcagcagcagcagcaacaacaacagcagcaaccgGTTCAGCAGCAGCCGCAATGGTATAAACAGCAGATGCTTGTGATGCAGAGACAACAACAGgctcagcagcagcagcaacaacagcagcagcagcaacaacaacaacaacagcaacagcaaccgTTCACGCAACCACCTGCACCTCCTTACGGTCAACAACGACCGATAAGGCCGTCCCTTCTCGGTAAGAGTCACTATTTGATTGCCGACAAAACGAGATTCGTCGAGCCGGTTGGTTCGTGGTCTAACGTCTGCCACGACTCCGCGTATTCTTCCTCAGGTTACGGTGGCTTTAGTGAACAAGGCTACGGTCAGCCGGGTTTAAAGCCGACGCCGCCACCGATACCCTCCCCGCAGGGCGTGATGGGGCCGCCGGGGATCTCTGTACAGCAACAGCTCATGCAGTCAGTTCGGTCTCCGCCGCCCATTCGATCTCCTCAACCGAATCCCTCGCCGCGAGCGGTTCCATCCCCGCGCAATCAACCAGTTCCTTCGCCTCGATCGGGGCCGGTGCCATCGCCACACCACCACCCACCCCACGGCACGCCGACCCACTCACCTGCCCATGAGCTCGGTGGGCCCAGCGAGATGATGCTCTCGCAGCTAAATGGCGGCACGGGGGCCCCGACCGGACATCCGGGCGCTATGCCGCATCACCCGTCGCCGGCGCCGCCGCCGACCAGCGGCGCGGACTCCAGTGAAGTGACGCCAATGACACCACAAGACCAACTCTCCAAGTTCGTCGAAGGATTGTAG